In Thermococcus camini, a genomic segment contains:
- a CDS encoding peroxiredoxin gives MKIGEEAPDFVLRDQNGEDFRMSDFRGKKVLLSFHPLAWTGICEKQMKALEENYERFESLNVVPVGISVDAVPSKKAWAEHIGLKKLRILSDFWPHGAVAKLYGLFREKEGFSERANVLIDEEGKVAFFKVYPIREVPDLGEILGLLKA, from the coding sequence ATGAAGATTGGGGAAGAAGCCCCGGATTTCGTTCTTAGAGACCAGAACGGTGAGGATTTCAGGATGAGCGATTTTAGGGGAAAGAAGGTTCTGCTGTCCTTCCACCCGCTGGCGTGGACTGGGATATGCGAGAAGCAGATGAAGGCCCTGGAGGAGAACTACGAACGCTTTGAGAGTCTGAACGTTGTCCCCGTCGGGATAAGCGTCGACGCCGTGCCGAGCAAGAAGGCCTGGGCCGAACACATCGGTCTTAAAAAGCTCAGGATTCTGAGCGACTTCTGGCCACACGGAGCTGTTGCGAAGCTCTACGGCCTGTTCCGCGAAAAGGAGGGCTTCTCAGAGAGGGCAAACGTCCTCATAGACGAAGAAGGAAAGGTTGCGTTCTTCAAGGTCTACCCGATAAGGGAAGTGCCAGACTTAGGGGAGATCCTTGGACTTCTGAAGGCGTGA
- a CDS encoding cytochrome c biogenesis protein, with the protein MRRALLMLVVLSLLIPLVSAGTVKYGNLSFHDVTTEKELRELVSSNGGRYFFVFYHSESCPACQYMKTSVFPTTTAEKALNGFVLVSVDVYKGRPITTLRYKVYSPVIVIQPDNAGYYRPKTPGEEISVGVPGTPTMVVFKAVNGTMVLKGVAVGALNPDGLAYFLEKATEGEEPQATTQPSGQKPQTEDLSGNPSEKSNLGLAVLLPIFSAGIVSVFSPCVLPVIVGALSLTFARRKVEAVIAGMVASFALLGALVGSLGGYASQIQGALYLIGGIGFIIIGASFVSERISAGVERFLSFSPTDRVAGKKGIAYDFALGSALGTTWLGCIAPYVGFAVITAALSGDTLSGVIVMGTYGLGMGLTVYLLTASKDLGEWVNKKFLSGRLSLSGRSRARWEQALGVILILLGLLMLTELTPLKLWSSLFESLSQL; encoded by the coding sequence GTGCGCAGGGCGCTTTTAATGCTGGTAGTCCTATCGCTTCTCATACCGCTGGTCAGCGCGGGAACCGTCAAATACGGTAACCTCTCTTTTCATGACGTCACGACCGAAAAGGAACTCCGTGAGCTTGTCTCCTCGAACGGAGGGAGATACTTCTTCGTATTTTACCACTCCGAGAGCTGTCCCGCCTGTCAGTACATGAAAACGAGTGTCTTCCCAACTACCACAGCTGAAAAGGCCCTTAACGGGTTCGTACTTGTCTCGGTGGACGTTTACAAAGGCCGCCCGATAACGACGCTCCGGTATAAGGTTTACAGCCCGGTGATAGTCATCCAGCCGGACAACGCCGGCTACTACAGACCCAAAACGCCCGGAGAGGAGATAAGCGTCGGCGTCCCGGGAACGCCAACCATGGTCGTTTTCAAGGCCGTTAACGGGACCATGGTTCTGAAGGGGGTAGCGGTAGGCGCTCTGAACCCCGATGGATTAGCATACTTCCTGGAGAAAGCTACTGAAGGGGAGGAACCTCAGGCCACCACTCAGCCCAGTGGACAAAAGCCCCAGACGGAGGACCTTTCAGGAAACCCCAGCGAGAAGAGCAACCTCGGCCTGGCCGTACTCCTGCCGATATTCTCAGCCGGGATCGTCAGCGTCTTCTCGCCCTGTGTTTTGCCGGTCATAGTCGGAGCGCTTTCCCTGACATTCGCCAGGAGGAAGGTCGAGGCGGTAATAGCGGGGATGGTGGCCTCCTTCGCCCTGCTCGGTGCCCTCGTAGGCAGCCTCGGCGGCTACGCCTCCCAGATACAGGGGGCGCTCTACCTCATCGGTGGGATCGGCTTTATCATCATAGGCGCGAGCTTTGTTAGTGAGAGAATCAGCGCAGGGGTGGAGAGGTTCCTCAGCTTCTCCCCCACCGACAGGGTGGCTGGGAAGAAGGGCATAGCCTACGACTTCGCCCTCGGTTCGGCGTTAGGAACCACTTGGCTCGGGTGCATAGCGCCTTACGTCGGCTTCGCGGTGATAACTGCCGCCCTGAGCGGGGACACGCTGAGCGGGGTCATCGTCATGGGCACCTACGGCCTCGGAATGGGTCTCACAGTTTACCTGCTGACGGCATCGAAGGATCTCGGCGAGTGGGTGAACAAAAAGTTCCTGTCCGGAAGGCTCTCCCTGAGCGGAAGGAGCAGGGCAAGGTGGGAGCAAGCTCTTGGGGTGATCCTGATACTTCTCGGCCTGCTGATGCTGACCGAGCTCACGCCTCTCAAGCTCTGGAGCTCCCTATTCGAATCGCTCTCACAGCTTTGA
- a CDS encoding ferritin, translating to MLSERMLKALNEQVTKEIFSAYFYLAIAAYFKDKGFDGFANWMEAQAEEELGHALRIYDYIFDRGGKVELERIEKPKGDFTSPLKAFEAVYLHEVGVTESIYKLVEIAEEEKDRATYQFLQWFIEEQVEEEATAKAIVDKLKIIGDNPQGLFMLDRELGQRQARLRSLLVQSGQ from the coding sequence ATGCTGAGCGAAAGAATGCTCAAGGCCCTCAACGAGCAGGTGACGAAGGAAATCTTCTCCGCTTACTTTTACCTCGCCATAGCGGCCTACTTCAAGGACAAGGGCTTCGATGGCTTTGCAAACTGGATGGAGGCTCAGGCCGAGGAGGAACTCGGCCACGCGCTGAGGATATACGACTACATCTTCGACCGCGGCGGAAAGGTCGAGCTTGAGAGGATAGAAAAGCCCAAGGGGGACTTCACCAGCCCGCTGAAGGCCTTCGAAGCGGTTTACCTCCATGAGGTCGGCGTTACCGAGTCGATATACAAGCTCGTGGAGATAGCAGAGGAGGAAAAGGACCGTGCCACATACCAGTTCCTTCAGTGGTTCATCGAGGAGCAGGTGGAGGAAGAGGCAACGGCCAAGGCGATAGTGGACAAGCTGAAGATTATCGGCGACAACCCTCAGGGCCTTTTCATGCTCGACAGGGAGCTTGGCCAGAGGCAGGCGAGGCTCAGGAGCCTGTTAGTCCAGTCGGGGCAGTGA
- the sufC gene encoding Fe-S cluster assembly ATPase SufC codes for MLKVENLHVKVADREILKGVDFELTSGELHVVMGPNGSGKSTLALTIAGHPKYSVTDGKILFDGVDITGAKPEERARKGIFLSFQHPVEVEGVKVINFLQRTLKNLRGIDEVEAYDMIFKAVEELGFDSSILSRELNVGFSGGERKKLEMLQAYLVRPRLLILDEPDSGVDVDSLKVIAGIIAKLHSEGTAILLITHYGRILEYLNPQRVHVLKDGKLVVSGGVELVKLIEEKGFAAVEDNGTAVKA; via the coding sequence ATGCTGAAAGTGGAAAATCTCCATGTTAAGGTTGCCGATAGGGAAATCCTGAAGGGGGTGGACTTTGAACTCACATCGGGCGAGCTCCACGTCGTCATGGGGCCGAACGGCAGCGGAAAGTCCACGTTGGCTTTGACGATAGCGGGACATCCAAAGTACAGTGTCACAGACGGAAAGATACTGTTCGATGGGGTTGATATAACCGGAGCAAAGCCCGAGGAGAGGGCCAGGAAGGGCATCTTCCTCAGCTTCCAGCACCCGGTTGAGGTGGAAGGGGTAAAGGTCATCAACTTCCTCCAGAGGACTCTGAAGAACCTCAGAGGTATAGACGAGGTCGAGGCCTACGACATGATATTCAAGGCCGTTGAGGAGCTCGGCTTTGATAGTTCGATTCTCTCCAGAGAGCTCAACGTAGGCTTTTCAGGCGGTGAAAGGAAGAAGCTTGAGATGCTTCAGGCTTATCTCGTAAGGCCAAGGCTCCTGATCCTCGACGAGCCGGACAGCGGAGTTGATGTGGATTCCCTCAAGGTCATCGCGGGGATTATAGCCAAGCTGCACAGCGAGGGGACGGCGATACTCCTAATCACCCACTACGGAAGGATTCTGGAGTACCTGAACCCCCAGAGGGTGCACGTGCTGAAGGACGGAAAGCTGGTGGTTTCTGGAGGAGTGGAGCTTGTAAAGCTCATAGAGGAGAAGGGCTTCGCGGCGGTGGAGGACAATGGGACAGCAGTCAAGGCTTGA
- the thiI gene encoding tRNA uracil 4-sulfurtransferase ThiI: MIIVRYGEVGIKGGKRREFERKLRDNILAALRRRGVDGKARIIRGRILVDAPDETAQIIAKVPGVVSVSPAKEMEYEEVPAYLRGALKGLSPKSFKVETQRLDKTFLKTSVEINREIGAFIVENFGWKVDLKNPELVVGIEIIAGKAYVFLEKLRGVGGLPVGTQGKVVVLLSGGIDSPVAAFLMLKRGAEVIAVHFDQGLNARNIVEKVVDILEDYSPEPIELIVENHFEILKPYVRALIRARKGEWTCVVCKVAMLRRAAEIARERGALGIVTGDSLGQVASQTLSNLYFETMSVRFPVHRPLLGMDKEEIVVIARRIGTYQAFLEYPYCDCPFRPERVVTGGKLEEFQRVLEVLEREGVSELG; the protein is encoded by the coding sequence GTGATAATCGTGCGCTACGGCGAGGTCGGCATCAAGGGCGGCAAGAGGAGGGAGTTCGAGAGGAAGCTGAGGGACAACATACTCGCCGCTCTGAGGAGGAGGGGGGTAGACGGGAAGGCGAGGATAATCAGGGGGCGTATACTGGTCGATGCCCCCGACGAAACAGCCCAAATAATCGCCAAAGTCCCCGGCGTCGTCTCTGTGTCCCCTGCGAAGGAGATGGAGTACGAAGAGGTTCCCGCCTACCTGAGGGGGGCTCTAAAGGGACTGAGTCCAAAAAGCTTCAAGGTCGAAACCCAGAGGCTCGACAAGACCTTCCTAAAGACCTCCGTGGAGATAAACCGCGAGATCGGGGCATTTATCGTTGAGAACTTCGGCTGGAAGGTCGACCTCAAAAACCCCGAGCTGGTCGTTGGGATAGAGATAATAGCCGGGAAGGCATACGTGTTCCTCGAAAAGCTCAGGGGCGTTGGCGGCCTGCCGGTTGGCACGCAGGGAAAGGTCGTCGTCCTGCTCAGCGGCGGCATTGACTCACCCGTTGCCGCTTTCCTCATGCTCAAGAGGGGCGCAGAGGTCATCGCGGTGCACTTTGACCAGGGGCTGAACGCGAGGAACATCGTCGAGAAGGTCGTCGACATACTGGAAGACTACTCCCCCGAGCCGATAGAGCTCATAGTCGAGAACCACTTCGAGATACTGAAGCCCTACGTCAGGGCTCTCATCAGGGCGAGAAAGGGGGAGTGGACGTGCGTCGTCTGCAAGGTGGCAATGCTGAGGCGCGCCGCTGAGATAGCGAGGGAAAGGGGCGCCCTCGGCATAGTGACCGGCGACAGCCTCGGACAGGTTGCCAGTCAAACCCTCTCGAACCTGTATTTTGAGACGATGAGCGTCCGCTTCCCGGTTCACAGGCCCCTCCTCGGCATGGACAAGGAGGAGATAGTGGTGATAGCCAGGAGGATCGGGACATACCAGGCTTTCCTTGAGTACCCCTACTGCGACTGCCCCTTCCGGCCGGAGAGGGTCGTTACGGGCGGAAAGCTTGAGGAGTTTCAGCGCGTGCTTGAGGTGCTGGAGCGGGAAGGGGTATCTGAATTGGGGTAG
- a CDS encoding DUF302 domain-containing protein: MYRYRRKLSLGLKEAEEKFKAKLEEKGYKVVLEFTPSDVVRAKVGVDMEPYRILWVCNPKIFYEMTKKDYEIGSFAPCPVLFYRKDGETYVAINTADDVLEIIKEPLEVVRGVIEEL, from the coding sequence ATGTACAGGTACAGGAGGAAACTCAGCCTGGGCCTCAAGGAGGCCGAGGAGAAGTTTAAGGCAAAGCTGGAGGAGAAGGGCTACAAGGTTGTGCTTGAGTTTACTCCGAGCGACGTCGTCAGGGCCAAGGTCGGTGTCGATATGGAGCCCTACAGGATTCTCTGGGTCTGCAACCCCAAGATATTCTACGAGATGACCAAAAAGGACTACGAGATAGGCTCCTTTGCACCGTGCCCTGTGCTCTTCTACCGGAAGGACGGCGAGACCTACGTTGCCATAAACACCGCCGACGACGTGCTGGAGATTATCAAGGAGCCCCTTGAGGTCGTTAGGGGAGTCATAGAGGAGCTCTGA
- the msrA gene encoding peptide-methionine (S)-S-oxide reductase MsrA, which produces MNREENEPEVAIFAGGCFWCMEEAFERLPGVVDAIAGYTGGFVENPTYELVSTGETGHREAVKILYDPSEVSYERLLEVFWRNIDPTDPYGQFADRGEQYRTAIFYLNEEQRELAEESRRRLELSGIFDEPIVTEILPAKKFYPAEKYHQGYYLTFPEHYKRYKLYSGRLGFIKSVWEKNAHFRLFPERERYWLGWAKPSASELKNSLTPLQYGVTQLGMTEPAFQNEYWNHYEEGIYVDVVSGEPLFSSLDKFDSGTGWPSFTKPLEEWAVVEAKECEGFLCGKEVRSRFADSHLGHVFHEPTSPWKRYCINSAALRFIKREDLEKYGYIAYEEFFK; this is translated from the coding sequence ATGAACCGAGAAGAAAATGAACCTGAGGTTGCAATCTTTGCGGGCGGCTGCTTCTGGTGCATGGAAGAGGCCTTTGAGAGGCTTCCCGGAGTGGTTGATGCCATCGCTGGCTATACCGGTGGCTTCGTTGAGAACCCGACCTATGAACTGGTCTCAACCGGTGAAACCGGCCATCGCGAGGCAGTTAAGATCCTCTACGACCCCTCAGAAGTCTCCTACGAGAGGCTCCTCGAAGTCTTCTGGAGGAACATAGATCCAACAGACCCCTACGGCCAGTTCGCCGACAGGGGCGAGCAGTACAGAACGGCGATTTTCTACCTCAACGAGGAGCAAAGGGAACTGGCTGAAGAATCAAGGAGAAGGCTTGAACTCTCGGGAATCTTCGATGAACCCATAGTTACCGAGATACTTCCAGCTAAAAAGTTTTATCCAGCTGAAAAATACCACCAGGGTTATTACCTTACCTTTCCGGAGCACTACAAACGCTACAAGCTCTACTCCGGAAGGCTGGGCTTCATAAAGTCCGTCTGGGAGAAGAACGCCCATTTTCGTCTCTTTCCTGAGAGGGAGCGCTACTGGCTCGGATGGGCCAAGCCCTCAGCTTCAGAGCTGAAGAACTCCCTAACTCCCCTCCAGTATGGGGTAACACAGCTTGGAATGACAGAACCTGCCTTCCAGAACGAATACTGGAACCATTATGAGGAGGGCATTTACGTAGATGTGGTTTCAGGTGAGCCGCTCTTCAGCTCCCTCGACAAGTTTGACTCGGGAACTGGGTGGCCGAGCTTTACGAAACCCCTTGAGGAGTGGGCGGTAGTTGAGGCAAAAGAGTGCGAGGGCTTCCTCTGTGGGAAAGAAGTCAGAAGCCGCTTCGCAGATTCACACCTCGGCCACGTCTTCCACGAGCCAACGTCACCCTGGAAGCGCTACTGCATAAACTCCGCCGCGCTGAGATTCATCAAAAGGGAAGATCTTGAAAAATACGGCTACATAGCCTACGAGGAATTCTTCAAATAA
- a CDS encoding 2-oxoacid:acceptor oxidoreductase subunit alpha, producing the protein MSEFRGEVSIVLGGAAGQGIQTVEGILTYALKRSGYHVYANKEYMSRVRGGINTTEIRVSSRRVRAFVKRIDILVPFKQGVLSWVSDRLSKETVVLGERENVEEEFLERVNLVEVPLTKLALETGSQLYINTTAAGLIVGLFHGDFGAVEEYIRKRFGSKGENVVNKNIEAAKKGYELGVKLCEEGTIRVEVGRDEKVREEILLSGTEAVGIGALAGGMNFLSFYPMSPSTGVSTFAAQKAEEFGIIVEQVEDEISAINMALGAWFAGARAMVSTSGGGFALMSEALSLAGMAENPIVIHLAQRPGPATGLPTRTMQGDLNLVLYAGHGDFPRIILAPGSMEEAFYLTAEAFNLADKYQVPVIILTDQYFVDTYYNLPKPELGKVRFEKHIVEARPGYRRYELTEDGISPRAVPGYGEEVVIANGNEHDEWGDITEDAELTRKMQEKRAVKKLETIRKNAPLPKLFGSENARYLVISWGSTLHPVEEALEELGRDDVALLHFSWVYPLNPETKRFFEGKRVIVVENNVTGQFADLLKKELGVEIHHRVLKYDGRPFSVEEVFDALKGVVE; encoded by the coding sequence ATGTCTGAGTTCCGCGGTGAGGTTTCTATAGTTCTCGGTGGAGCGGCCGGGCAGGGGATTCAGACCGTCGAGGGGATTCTGACCTACGCCCTAAAGCGCTCCGGCTACCACGTCTATGCAAACAAGGAGTACATGTCCCGCGTGAGGGGCGGGATAAACACCACCGAGATACGCGTTTCTTCCAGACGCGTCAGGGCCTTCGTGAAGAGAATAGACATCCTCGTTCCCTTCAAACAGGGTGTTCTGAGCTGGGTCTCCGACAGGCTCTCCAAGGAGACCGTCGTCCTCGGAGAGAGGGAGAACGTCGAGGAAGAGTTCCTTGAAAGGGTAAACCTCGTGGAAGTGCCCCTCACGAAGCTCGCCCTCGAAACGGGAAGCCAGCTCTACATCAACACGACCGCAGCAGGCCTAATAGTCGGCCTCTTCCACGGCGACTTTGGGGCAGTCGAGGAGTACATAAGGAAGCGCTTCGGGAGCAAGGGTGAGAACGTCGTGAACAAGAACATTGAAGCCGCTAAAAAAGGCTACGAGCTGGGCGTTAAGCTCTGCGAGGAAGGGACGATAAGGGTCGAAGTCGGGAGAGACGAGAAGGTCAGGGAAGAAATCCTGCTCAGCGGGACCGAAGCTGTAGGAATAGGTGCTCTCGCCGGAGGCATGAACTTCCTTAGCTTCTACCCTATGAGCCCCTCAACTGGCGTCTCGACCTTCGCTGCACAGAAGGCGGAAGAGTTCGGGATAATAGTCGAGCAGGTCGAGGACGAGATTTCGGCGATAAACATGGCCCTCGGAGCGTGGTTCGCGGGAGCAAGGGCGATGGTGAGCACCTCCGGCGGCGGCTTCGCCCTGATGAGCGAGGCTTTAAGCCTTGCCGGAATGGCTGAGAACCCGATAGTCATACACTTGGCTCAAAGACCCGGACCCGCGACGGGCCTGCCGACAAGGACAATGCAGGGTGACCTAAACCTCGTCCTCTACGCGGGCCACGGCGACTTTCCGAGGATAATCCTCGCACCTGGAAGCATGGAGGAGGCGTTCTACCTAACTGCTGAGGCCTTCAATTTAGCTGACAAATACCAGGTTCCGGTCATAATCCTCACTGACCAGTACTTCGTGGACACCTACTACAACCTGCCAAAGCCAGAGCTGGGGAAGGTGAGGTTCGAGAAGCATATCGTCGAGGCAAGGCCAGGCTATAGGAGGTACGAGCTGACCGAGGACGGGATCTCGCCGAGGGCCGTCCCGGGCTACGGTGAGGAAGTAGTCATAGCCAACGGCAACGAGCACGACGAGTGGGGCGATATTACCGAGGATGCCGAGCTTACAAGGAAAATGCAGGAGAAGAGGGCAGTTAAAAAGCTCGAAACGATAAGAAAGAACGCACCCCTGCCGAAGCTCTTCGGAAGTGAAAACGCCAGGTACCTTGTGATTTCCTGGGGCTCGACGCTCCACCCGGTTGAGGAGGCCCTTGAGGAGCTCGGGAGGGACGACGTTGCTTTGCTCCACTTCAGCTGGGTTTATCCACTCAACCCCGAGACAAAGCGGTTCTTCGAAGGCAAGAGGGTAATCGTTGTGGAAAACAACGTCACCGGCCAGTTCGCAGACCTTCTGAAAAAAGAACTCGGCGTCGAAATCCATCACCGCGTTCTGAAGTACGACGGGAGGCCATTCTCGGTGGAAGAGGTTTTTGATGCCCTGAAGGGGGTGGTAGAATGA
- a CDS encoding thiamine pyrophosphate-dependent enzyme, with protein MNLPTGREAFEPRRPTSKDVAWCPGCGNFGIRNILISALAELGLKPSQVAIISGIGQAAKMPHYINANGYHTLHGRAIPIATGVKAANPELTVIAEGGDGDMYAEGGNHLLHAIRRNPDITVLIHDNQIYGLTKGQASPTTMVGMKTPTQPGGVFEEPFNPIALAIAMNASFVARTFMGYFRESVEIIKKAIQHKGLAIVDILHPCVSFNKVNTYAWYREHTYWLEGGPFDREEAFKRALEEDPLPLGIFYVNEKPTFEESVPAYRVDKRPLWKREPRLDLVEKFFEGKRA; from the coding sequence ATGAACCTCCCAACCGGCAGGGAGGCCTTTGAGCCCAGGAGGCCGACCAGCAAGGACGTCGCCTGGTGTCCCGGCTGTGGAAACTTCGGCATAAGGAACATTCTTATCTCAGCCTTAGCTGAGCTTGGTCTGAAGCCGAGCCAGGTGGCAATAATCAGTGGAATCGGACAGGCAGCTAAGATGCCACACTACATCAACGCCAACGGCTACCACACGCTCCACGGCAGGGCGATACCGATAGCGACCGGTGTCAAGGCGGCAAACCCCGAGCTGACGGTCATAGCAGAGGGCGGAGACGGCGACATGTACGCCGAAGGTGGCAACCACCTGCTCCACGCGATAAGGAGGAACCCGGACATAACCGTCCTAATCCACGACAACCAGATATACGGCCTCACGAAGGGACAGGCGTCGCCGACGACGATGGTCGGAATGAAGACACCTACCCAGCCCGGGGGAGTCTTTGAAGAGCCTTTCAATCCAATCGCGCTGGCGATAGCCATGAACGCCTCCTTTGTCGCCAGAACCTTCATGGGCTACTTCCGTGAGAGCGTCGAGATAATCAAGAAGGCAATCCAGCATAAAGGTCTCGCGATAGTTGACATTCTCCACCCGTGCGTCAGCTTCAACAAGGTGAACACCTACGCCTGGTACAGGGAGCACACCTACTGGCTGGAGGGTGGGCCCTTCGACAGGGAGGAGGCCTTTAAGAGGGCCCTGGAGGAGGATCCGCTCCCCCTGGGAATCTTTTACGTCAACGAGAAGCCGACCTTTGAGGAGAGCGTTCCGGCTTATAGGGTGGACAAGAGACCCCTCTGGAAGCGCGAGCCGAGACTCGACCTCGTTGAGAAGTTCTTCGAGGGCAAGAGGGCCTGA
- a CDS encoding ThiF family adenylyltransferase, translated as MELRMDFSRHFPIIGIEGQRKLSESTVAVVGAGALGSWEVYFLHKLGVGRIVVIDRDFVDESDLPRTIYTKEDVGKPKVEVLKERFGVTGHFEDLNPGTVGLLDEADLIIDGTDNIYTRQVINDYAIKTEKPWIYVGVLSTYGNIMPIIPGKTACFRCLMPRLPERPLPTCAIAGIMSYVPSFAASLAVALAAKILLGEEVESELFFFDLKSMDFEKVRIPRREDCPACVRRELTFLEKRIKIERMCDGSIQVTPPMPMSINLDEFAERLEKLGIEYLKTSQFIQFEDDYAEILVFKTGRMVIRGAEDEKEAKNFFARYLGG; from the coding sequence ATGGAGCTAAGGATGGACTTTTCGAGGCACTTCCCGATCATAGGAATCGAGGGGCAGAGAAAGCTGAGCGAGAGCACGGTAGCGGTGGTTGGGGCAGGCGCACTGGGGAGCTGGGAGGTTTACTTCCTCCACAAGCTCGGCGTTGGAAGGATTGTAGTCATCGACAGGGACTTTGTGGACGAGAGCGACCTTCCGAGGACGATATACACCAAGGAGGACGTCGGGAAGCCGAAGGTGGAAGTCCTCAAGGAGCGCTTTGGAGTAACCGGCCACTTCGAGGACCTGAACCCTGGGACGGTAGGTCTCCTCGACGAGGCCGACCTGATAATCGACGGGACGGACAACATCTACACGAGGCAGGTGATAAACGACTATGCAATAAAGACCGAAAAGCCGTGGATTTACGTCGGTGTCCTCTCAACATACGGCAACATAATGCCGATAATCCCAGGAAAGACCGCCTGCTTCCGGTGCCTGATGCCAAGGCTCCCTGAGAGGCCCCTTCCGACCTGCGCGATAGCCGGAATAATGAGCTACGTCCCGAGCTTCGCGGCATCACTGGCCGTTGCCCTGGCGGCAAAGATTCTGCTCGGCGAAGAGGTTGAAAGCGAGCTGTTCTTCTTCGACCTCAAGAGCATGGACTTCGAGAAGGTCAGGATACCGAGGAGGGAGGACTGCCCCGCCTGTGTGAGGAGGGAGCTCACTTTCCTAGAGAAGAGGATAAAGATAGAGCGCATGTGCGACGGCTCTATACAGGTGACGCCCCCCATGCCCATGAGCATAAACCTCGACGAGTTCGCGGAGAGGCTTGAAAAGCTCGGAATCGAGTACCTGAAGACGAGCCAGTTCATTCAGTTCGAGGACGACTACGCCGAGATACTGGTGTTCAAGACGGGCAGGATGGTAATCCGCGGTGCCGAAGACGAGAAAGAAGCCAAGAACTTCTTCGCCCGCTACCTGGGTGGTTGA
- a CDS encoding nitroreductase family protein, with product MEFFDVIRRRRSVRRFQNKPVPRELVEKLLQAAFLSPSSFNRRPWHFIVVDEREKLLALSKAKLGASGLATAPLAIVITADESRSDVWVEDSSIAAEHIQLAAFDLGLSSFWVQIRNRMHDERRTAEDYVRELLGIPENYRVLCIIGIGYPAENKPPHGDEVFEWDKVSLNRFGKPWK from the coding sequence ATGGAGTTCTTCGATGTGATCAGGAGAAGGCGGAGCGTCAGGAGGTTTCAGAACAAGCCCGTTCCGAGGGAACTTGTCGAGAAGCTCCTCCAAGCGGCCTTTCTGTCGCCGAGCTCGTTCAACAGGAGGCCCTGGCACTTCATCGTGGTTGACGAGAGGGAAAAGCTCCTGGCACTCTCAAAGGCCAAGCTCGGCGCCTCCGGTCTGGCAACGGCTCCTCTGGCGATAGTTATCACAGCGGACGAAAGCCGGAGCGACGTCTGGGTGGAGGATTCCAGCATAGCGGCGGAACACATACAGCTGGCGGCGTTCGACCTGGGGCTGAGCTCCTTCTGGGTTCAGATACGGAACAGGATGCACGATGAAAGAAGAACCGCCGAGGACTACGTGAGGGAGCTTTTGGGGATCCCGGAAAACTACCGCGTCCTCTGCATAATCGGAATCGGCTATCCAGCTGAGAACAAGCCTCCCCACGGCGATGAGGTTTTCGAGTGGGACAAGGTGAGCCTCAACCGCTTTGGCAAACCCTGGAAGTGA